From Paenibacillus sp. V4I7, one genomic window encodes:
- a CDS encoding cytochrome C oxidase subunit IV family protein, which translates to MSSNSHDTHAPSKRVKHESPLNHYLSYIISILLTMLAFAVVLYGDLDRSFILIFIVSLGIVQAVIQLLFWMHAKERGHLFPLIFIGAGAFVALTGVVTAVYWMWW; encoded by the coding sequence ATGAGCAGCAATTCTCATGATACACACGCACCTAGCAAACGAGTTAAGCATGAATCACCTTTAAACCACTACTTGTCTTACATTATCTCGATTCTTCTCACGATGTTGGCATTCGCGGTTGTTCTTTATGGAGACTTGGATCGTTCCTTTATTTTAATCTTCATCGTTTCCTTGGGTATTGTGCAAGCAGTTATCCAGCTTCTGTTCTGGATGCATGCCAAAGAAAGAGGACACTTATTCCCGCTCATTTTTATCGGGGCAGGAGCGTTTGTAGCTTTAACAGGAGTTGTTACAGCGGTATATTGGATGTGGTGGTAA
- a CDS encoding cytochrome (ubi)quinol oxidase subunit III produces the protein MSTHHTGTLPANPETATLEGKNKVLGFWLFLGAEVVLFGCLFATYIALRNSVPDGPTADEIFNLSIVGLSTFILLTSSLTSVFAIIAMHKHKLGQLLFWLGVTVLFGLAFLGLEIYEFVEYVHEGHKFTTSAFATSFYTLVGFHGAHVAFGICWITLLILQGFKKGLTVVTAPKFYVAALYWHFIDLVWVFIFTVVYLMGKVGH, from the coding sequence ATGAGTACTCATCATACGGGCACACTGCCTGCTAATCCGGAAACGGCTACCCTCGAAGGGAAAAATAAAGTCCTAGGTTTTTGGTTATTCCTAGGTGCAGAGGTTGTATTGTTTGGTTGTTTATTCGCAACTTACATTGCGCTTCGGAACTCTGTTCCGGACGGTCCTACTGCGGATGAAATTTTTAACCTGAGTATCGTTGGGTTGTCTACATTCATTCTCTTAACAAGCAGCTTAACGAGTGTATTCGCGATTATCGCCATGCACAAACATAAGCTTGGTCAATTGTTATTCTGGTTAGGAGTTACGGTGTTGTTTGGTCTTGCATTCTTGGGGCTGGAGATCTATGAGTTCGTTGAGTATGTGCACGAAGGTCATAAGTTCACGACAAGTGCTTTTGCAACCTCTTTCTATACGTTAGTTGGGTTCCACGGGGCACACGTAGCATTCGGAATTTGTTGGATTACTCTGTTGATTCTACAGGGATTCAAAAAAGGTCTTACGGTTGTTACTGCACCTAAGTTTTATGTAGCAGCCTTGTATTGGCACTTTATTGACTTGGTCTGGGTATTTATCTTCACAGTCGTTTATCTGATGGGGAAGGTGGGTCACTAA